Proteins encoded together in one Chrysemys picta bellii isolate R12L10 chromosome 22, ASM1138683v2, whole genome shotgun sequence window:
- the LOC101947490 gene encoding zinc finger protein OZF-like isoform X1 codes for MVAVVRLCDPNPDTISRMECRKEPRVSILPDPSEWLNQRGACKADHQILSQTEEDTPLWEGAEKAESRGASAERTGGDVSQQIQPGAGGNPVEQDHLTSTTPLGARRPRGDVTQQSLRGAVENSTERDLQDVTTRRPGGDISQQSLCGAGENPTEWDLLDPPASRRPGACTDCGKTFSLSSNLLRHRRTHLGQKPYRCVECGKAFAQSQHLLAHQRVHTGERPFLCTQCGKSFSQSQHLRTHRQTHGGQRPHQCPECGQSFSQTSNLLKHRRGHLGHKPFRCAQCGKGFGESSTLIRHQRTHTGERPYRCPACGKAFSQSSNLLKHQRTHTGERPYRCEQCGKAFGKSSAAILHQRTHTGERPYPCPQCGKRFSQRPHLAAHCRVHTGEKPFACPQCGRIFSQSATLSRHRRTHRLEGEQAGEAPRPGEDGGSEKAALCENSARWGERVAGEHQYGYSGL; via the exons ATGGTGGCGGTGGTAAG GTTGTGTGATCCTAATCCTGACACCATCTCTCGCATGGAATGCAGGAAAGAACCCCGTGTCTCAATTCTCCCGGACCCCAGCGAATGGCTGAATCAAAGAGGTGCTTGCAAAG CAGATCACCAGATCCTGAGCCAAACTGAAGAGGACACCCCGCTGTGGGAGGGCGCTGAGAAAGCGGAGTCGCGCGGGGCGTCAGCAGAGAGAACTGGAGGGGACGTCTCGCAGCAGatccagcctggggcagggggaaaccCCGTGGAGCAAGATCACCTTACCTCCACCACCCCACTGGGGGCCAGGCGACCCCGaggggatgtcacccagcagagTCTGCGGGGGGCCGTGGAAAACTCCACAGAGCGGGATCTCCAAGACGTCACCACCAGGAGACCTGGAGGGGACATCTCCCAGCAGAGCTTGTGTGGGGCCGGGGAAAACCCCACTGAGTGGGATCTCCTAGACCCACCGGCATCCCGGCGTCCCGGCGCCTGCACCGACTGCGGGAAAACCTTCAGCCTGAGCTCGAACTTGCTGCGTCACCGTCGCACCCACCTGGGTCAGAAGCCCTACCGGTGCGTTGAATGCGGCAAGGCCTTtgcccagagccagcaccttCTGGCCCACCAGCGGGTCCACACGGGCGAGCGTCCCTTCCTCTGCACccagtgcgggaagagcttctcccagagccagcacctgcGCACCCACCGGCAGACCCATGGGGGCCAGCGGCCCCACCAGTGCCCCGAGTGCGGGCAGAGCTTTAGCCAGACCTCCAACCTCCTCAAACACCGCAGGGGCCACCTGGGCCACAAGCCTTTCCGGTGCGCCCAGTGCGGCAAAGGGTTTGGGGAGAGCTCCACCCTGATCCGccaccagcgcacccacaccgGCGAGCGGCCCTACCGCTGCCCGGCCTGCGGCAAGGCCTTCAGCCAGAGCTCCAACCTCCTCAagcaccagcgcacccacaccgGCGAACGGCCCTACCGCTGCGAGCAGTGCGGCAAGGCCTTCGGCAAGAGCTCTGCCGCCATCCtgcaccagcgcacccacaccggcgagcggccctacccctgcccccagtgcggcAAGCGCTTCAGCCAGCGCCCCCACCTGGCCGCCCACTGCCGCGTCCACACCGGCGAGAAGCCCTTTGCCTGCCCCCAGTGCGGCCGCATCTTCAGCCAGAGCGCCACGCTGAGCCGGCATCGCCGCACGCACCGGCTGGAGGGGGAGCAGGCGGGGGAGGCGCCCCGACCGGGAGAAGACGGGGGTTCAGAGAAGGCGGCGCTGTGCGAGAACAGTGCACGGTGGGGGGAGCGCGTGGCCGGGGAGCACCAATAC GGCTACTCCGGCCTGTGA
- the LOC101947490 gene encoding zinc finger protein OZF-like isoform X2, which translates to MVAVVRLCDPNPDTISRMECRKEPRVSILPDPSEWLNQRGACKDHQILSQTEEDTPLWEGAEKAESRGASAERTGGDVSQQIQPGAGGNPVEQDHLTSTTPLGARRPRGDVTQQSLRGAVENSTERDLQDVTTRRPGGDISQQSLCGAGENPTEWDLLDPPASRRPGACTDCGKTFSLSSNLLRHRRTHLGQKPYRCVECGKAFAQSQHLLAHQRVHTGERPFLCTQCGKSFSQSQHLRTHRQTHGGQRPHQCPECGQSFSQTSNLLKHRRGHLGHKPFRCAQCGKGFGESSTLIRHQRTHTGERPYRCPACGKAFSQSSNLLKHQRTHTGERPYRCEQCGKAFGKSSAAILHQRTHTGERPYPCPQCGKRFSQRPHLAAHCRVHTGEKPFACPQCGRIFSQSATLSRHRRTHRLEGEQAGEAPRPGEDGGSEKAALCENSARWGERVAGEHQYGYSGL; encoded by the exons ATGGTGGCGGTGGTAAG GTTGTGTGATCCTAATCCTGACACCATCTCTCGCATGGAATGCAGGAAAGAACCCCGTGTCTCAATTCTCCCGGACCCCAGCGAATGGCTGAATCAAAGAGGTGCTTGCAAAG ATCACCAGATCCTGAGCCAAACTGAAGAGGACACCCCGCTGTGGGAGGGCGCTGAGAAAGCGGAGTCGCGCGGGGCGTCAGCAGAGAGAACTGGAGGGGACGTCTCGCAGCAGatccagcctggggcagggggaaaccCCGTGGAGCAAGATCACCTTACCTCCACCACCCCACTGGGGGCCAGGCGACCCCGaggggatgtcacccagcagagTCTGCGGGGGGCCGTGGAAAACTCCACAGAGCGGGATCTCCAAGACGTCACCACCAGGAGACCTGGAGGGGACATCTCCCAGCAGAGCTTGTGTGGGGCCGGGGAAAACCCCACTGAGTGGGATCTCCTAGACCCACCGGCATCCCGGCGTCCCGGCGCCTGCACCGACTGCGGGAAAACCTTCAGCCTGAGCTCGAACTTGCTGCGTCACCGTCGCACCCACCTGGGTCAGAAGCCCTACCGGTGCGTTGAATGCGGCAAGGCCTTtgcccagagccagcaccttCTGGCCCACCAGCGGGTCCACACGGGCGAGCGTCCCTTCCTCTGCACccagtgcgggaagagcttctcccagagccagcacctgcGCACCCACCGGCAGACCCATGGGGGCCAGCGGCCCCACCAGTGCCCCGAGTGCGGGCAGAGCTTTAGCCAGACCTCCAACCTCCTCAAACACCGCAGGGGCCACCTGGGCCACAAGCCTTTCCGGTGCGCCCAGTGCGGCAAAGGGTTTGGGGAGAGCTCCACCCTGATCCGccaccagcgcacccacaccgGCGAGCGGCCCTACCGCTGCCCGGCCTGCGGCAAGGCCTTCAGCCAGAGCTCCAACCTCCTCAagcaccagcgcacccacaccgGCGAACGGCCCTACCGCTGCGAGCAGTGCGGCAAGGCCTTCGGCAAGAGCTCTGCCGCCATCCtgcaccagcgcacccacaccggcgagcggccctacccctgcccccagtgcggcAAGCGCTTCAGCCAGCGCCCCCACCTGGCCGCCCACTGCCGCGTCCACACCGGCGAGAAGCCCTTTGCCTGCCCCCAGTGCGGCCGCATCTTCAGCCAGAGCGCCACGCTGAGCCGGCATCGCCGCACGCACCGGCTGGAGGGGGAGCAGGCGGGGGAGGCGCCCCGACCGGGAGAAGACGGGGGTTCAGAGAAGGCGGCGCTGTGCGAGAACAGTGCACGGTGGGGGGAGCGCGTGGCCGGGGAGCACCAATAC GGCTACTCCGGCCTGTGA
- the LOC101947490 gene encoding zinc finger protein OZF-like isoform X4, whose amino-acid sequence MECRKEPRVSILPDPSEWLNQRGACKDHQILSQTEEDTPLWEGAEKAESRGASAERTGGDVSQQIQPGAGGNPVEQDHLTSTTPLGARRPRGDVTQQSLRGAVENSTERDLQDVTTRRPGGDISQQSLCGAGENPTEWDLLDPPASRRPGACTDCGKTFSLSSNLLRHRRTHLGQKPYRCVECGKAFAQSQHLLAHQRVHTGERPFLCTQCGKSFSQSQHLRTHRQTHGGQRPHQCPECGQSFSQTSNLLKHRRGHLGHKPFRCAQCGKGFGESSTLIRHQRTHTGERPYRCPACGKAFSQSSNLLKHQRTHTGERPYRCEQCGKAFGKSSAAILHQRTHTGERPYPCPQCGKRFSQRPHLAAHCRVHTGEKPFACPQCGRIFSQSATLSRHRRTHRLEGEQAGEAPRPGEDGGSEKAALCENSARWGERVAGEHQYGYSGL is encoded by the exons ATGGAATGCAGGAAAGAACCCCGTGTCTCAATTCTCCCGGACCCCAGCGAATGGCTGAATCAAAGAGGTGCTTGCAAAG ATCACCAGATCCTGAGCCAAACTGAAGAGGACACCCCGCTGTGGGAGGGCGCTGAGAAAGCGGAGTCGCGCGGGGCGTCAGCAGAGAGAACTGGAGGGGACGTCTCGCAGCAGatccagcctggggcagggggaaaccCCGTGGAGCAAGATCACCTTACCTCCACCACCCCACTGGGGGCCAGGCGACCCCGaggggatgtcacccagcagagTCTGCGGGGGGCCGTGGAAAACTCCACAGAGCGGGATCTCCAAGACGTCACCACCAGGAGACCTGGAGGGGACATCTCCCAGCAGAGCTTGTGTGGGGCCGGGGAAAACCCCACTGAGTGGGATCTCCTAGACCCACCGGCATCCCGGCGTCCCGGCGCCTGCACCGACTGCGGGAAAACCTTCAGCCTGAGCTCGAACTTGCTGCGTCACCGTCGCACCCACCTGGGTCAGAAGCCCTACCGGTGCGTTGAATGCGGCAAGGCCTTtgcccagagccagcaccttCTGGCCCACCAGCGGGTCCACACGGGCGAGCGTCCCTTCCTCTGCACccagtgcgggaagagcttctcccagagccagcacctgcGCACCCACCGGCAGACCCATGGGGGCCAGCGGCCCCACCAGTGCCCCGAGTGCGGGCAGAGCTTTAGCCAGACCTCCAACCTCCTCAAACACCGCAGGGGCCACCTGGGCCACAAGCCTTTCCGGTGCGCCCAGTGCGGCAAAGGGTTTGGGGAGAGCTCCACCCTGATCCGccaccagcgcacccacaccgGCGAGCGGCCCTACCGCTGCCCGGCCTGCGGCAAGGCCTTCAGCCAGAGCTCCAACCTCCTCAagcaccagcgcacccacaccgGCGAACGGCCCTACCGCTGCGAGCAGTGCGGCAAGGCCTTCGGCAAGAGCTCTGCCGCCATCCtgcaccagcgcacccacaccggcgagcggccctacccctgcccccagtgcggcAAGCGCTTCAGCCAGCGCCCCCACCTGGCCGCCCACTGCCGCGTCCACACCGGCGAGAAGCCCTTTGCCTGCCCCCAGTGCGGCCGCATCTTCAGCCAGAGCGCCACGCTGAGCCGGCATCGCCGCACGCACCGGCTGGAGGGGGAGCAGGCGGGGGAGGCGCCCCGACCGGGAGAAGACGGGGGTTCAGAGAAGGCGGCGCTGTGCGAGAACAGTGCACGGTGGGGGGAGCGCGTGGCCGGGGAGCACCAATAC GGCTACTCCGGCCTGTGA
- the LOC101947490 gene encoding zinc finger protein OZF-like isoform X3: MECRKEPRVSILPDPSEWLNQRGACKADHQILSQTEEDTPLWEGAEKAESRGASAERTGGDVSQQIQPGAGGNPVEQDHLTSTTPLGARRPRGDVTQQSLRGAVENSTERDLQDVTTRRPGGDISQQSLCGAGENPTEWDLLDPPASRRPGACTDCGKTFSLSSNLLRHRRTHLGQKPYRCVECGKAFAQSQHLLAHQRVHTGERPFLCTQCGKSFSQSQHLRTHRQTHGGQRPHQCPECGQSFSQTSNLLKHRRGHLGHKPFRCAQCGKGFGESSTLIRHQRTHTGERPYRCPACGKAFSQSSNLLKHQRTHTGERPYRCEQCGKAFGKSSAAILHQRTHTGERPYPCPQCGKRFSQRPHLAAHCRVHTGEKPFACPQCGRIFSQSATLSRHRRTHRLEGEQAGEAPRPGEDGGSEKAALCENSARWGERVAGEHQYGYSGL, from the exons ATGGAATGCAGGAAAGAACCCCGTGTCTCAATTCTCCCGGACCCCAGCGAATGGCTGAATCAAAGAGGTGCTTGCAAAG CAGATCACCAGATCCTGAGCCAAACTGAAGAGGACACCCCGCTGTGGGAGGGCGCTGAGAAAGCGGAGTCGCGCGGGGCGTCAGCAGAGAGAACTGGAGGGGACGTCTCGCAGCAGatccagcctggggcagggggaaaccCCGTGGAGCAAGATCACCTTACCTCCACCACCCCACTGGGGGCCAGGCGACCCCGaggggatgtcacccagcagagTCTGCGGGGGGCCGTGGAAAACTCCACAGAGCGGGATCTCCAAGACGTCACCACCAGGAGACCTGGAGGGGACATCTCCCAGCAGAGCTTGTGTGGGGCCGGGGAAAACCCCACTGAGTGGGATCTCCTAGACCCACCGGCATCCCGGCGTCCCGGCGCCTGCACCGACTGCGGGAAAACCTTCAGCCTGAGCTCGAACTTGCTGCGTCACCGTCGCACCCACCTGGGTCAGAAGCCCTACCGGTGCGTTGAATGCGGCAAGGCCTTtgcccagagccagcaccttCTGGCCCACCAGCGGGTCCACACGGGCGAGCGTCCCTTCCTCTGCACccagtgcgggaagagcttctcccagagccagcacctgcGCACCCACCGGCAGACCCATGGGGGCCAGCGGCCCCACCAGTGCCCCGAGTGCGGGCAGAGCTTTAGCCAGACCTCCAACCTCCTCAAACACCGCAGGGGCCACCTGGGCCACAAGCCTTTCCGGTGCGCCCAGTGCGGCAAAGGGTTTGGGGAGAGCTCCACCCTGATCCGccaccagcgcacccacaccgGCGAGCGGCCCTACCGCTGCCCGGCCTGCGGCAAGGCCTTCAGCCAGAGCTCCAACCTCCTCAagcaccagcgcacccacaccgGCGAACGGCCCTACCGCTGCGAGCAGTGCGGCAAGGCCTTCGGCAAGAGCTCTGCCGCCATCCtgcaccagcgcacccacaccggcgagcggccctacccctgcccccagtgcggcAAGCGCTTCAGCCAGCGCCCCCACCTGGCCGCCCACTGCCGCGTCCACACCGGCGAGAAGCCCTTTGCCTGCCCCCAGTGCGGCCGCATCTTCAGCCAGAGCGCCACGCTGAGCCGGCATCGCCGCACGCACCGGCTGGAGGGGGAGCAGGCGGGGGAGGCGCCCCGACCGGGAGAAGACGGGGGTTCAGAGAAGGCGGCGCTGTGCGAGAACAGTGCACGGTGGGGGGAGCGCGTGGCCGGGGAGCACCAATAC GGCTACTCCGGCCTGTGA
- the LOC101947750 gene encoding zinc finger protein 239-like isoform X1, with translation MKTRATTSERLLAPEDFPVPESHVIFWMEQEGEPRVQDSQDLREAELPGGTCAAADGSVSETEGETPQEGGAEPQGPVSESLREAVSQSPDPEKACESQGRPERQRRKTPGKRLVKSATQCEKGFRKLKDILVLRRSHSRLRPTICSECGKGFSRSSDLIRHQITHTGEKPYTCADCGKGFSQNSNLVTHQRIHTGEKPYQCRDCEKRFSESSALIQHQRTHTGEKPYKCGECGKRFSVSSNLIRHRRTHTDEKPYICIECGESFRHKSQLRRHQKLHVA, from the exons atgaagactcgggccaccacttctgaaaggttgctggccCCTGAG GATTTCCCGGTTCCTGAGTCTCACGTGATATTCTGGATGGAACAAGAGGGAGAGCCACGTGTCCAGGATTCCCAGGACTTGAGGGAAGCGGAGCTGCCAGGAGGCACCTGTGCAG CCGCCGATGGAAGTGTGAGTGAGACCGAGGGGGAGACGCCCCAAGAGGGAGGCGCTGAGCCGCAGGGGCCCGTCTCTGAAAGCCTCAGGGAGGCTGTCTCGCAGAGTCCCGATCCGGAGAAAGCTTGCGAGAGTCAGGGCCGGCCGGAAAGGCAGCGGAGAAAGACCCCGGGCAAGAGGCTGGTTAAATCCGCCACCCAGTGCGAGAAAGGCTTCCGGAAACTCAAGGACATCCTGGTGCTGCGGCGATCACATTCCCGGCTGAGACCCACCATCTGCAGCGAGTGTGGCAAAGGCTTCAGCCGGAGCTCCGACCTCATCCGGCACCAGATCACCCACACCGGCGAAAAACCCTACACCTGTGCCGACTGCGGCAAAGGCTTCAGCCAGAACTCCAATCTGGTGACCCACCAGCGCATCCACACCGGCGAGAAACCCTACCAGTGCAGGGACTGCGAGAAACGCTTCAGCGAGAGCTCCGCCCTCATCcagcaccagcgcacccacactGGTGAGAAGCCCTACAAGTGCGGGGAGTGCGGGAAGCGCTTCAGCGTCAGCTCCAACCTCATCCGCCACCGCCGGACCCACACCGACGAGAAGCCCTACATATGCATCGAATGCGGCGAGAGCTTCCGCCACAAGTCGCAACTGAGACGGCACCAGAAGCTGCATGTGGCGTAG
- the LOC101947750 gene encoding zinc finger protein 853-like isoform X4, with product MEQEGEPRVQDSQDLREAELPGGTCAAADGSVSETEGETPQEGGAEPQGPVSESLREAVSQSPDPEKACESQGRPERQRRKTPGKRLVKSATQCEKGFRKLKDILVLRRSHSRLRPTICSECGKGFSRSSDLIRHQITHTGEKPYTCADCGKGFSQNSNLVTHQRIHTGEKPYQCRDCEKRFSESSALIQHQRTHTGEKPYKCGECGKRFSVSSNLIRHRRTHTDEKPYICIECGESFRHKSQLRRHQKLHVA from the exons ATGGAACAAGAGGGAGAGCCACGTGTCCAGGATTCCCAGGACTTGAGGGAAGCGGAGCTGCCAGGAGGCACCTGTGCAG CCGCCGATGGAAGTGTGAGTGAGACCGAGGGGGAGACGCCCCAAGAGGGAGGCGCTGAGCCGCAGGGGCCCGTCTCTGAAAGCCTCAGGGAGGCTGTCTCGCAGAGTCCCGATCCGGAGAAAGCTTGCGAGAGTCAGGGCCGGCCGGAAAGGCAGCGGAGAAAGACCCCGGGCAAGAGGCTGGTTAAATCCGCCACCCAGTGCGAGAAAGGCTTCCGGAAACTCAAGGACATCCTGGTGCTGCGGCGATCACATTCCCGGCTGAGACCCACCATCTGCAGCGAGTGTGGCAAAGGCTTCAGCCGGAGCTCCGACCTCATCCGGCACCAGATCACCCACACCGGCGAAAAACCCTACACCTGTGCCGACTGCGGCAAAGGCTTCAGCCAGAACTCCAATCTGGTGACCCACCAGCGCATCCACACCGGCGAGAAACCCTACCAGTGCAGGGACTGCGAGAAACGCTTCAGCGAGAGCTCCGCCCTCATCcagcaccagcgcacccacactGGTGAGAAGCCCTACAAGTGCGGGGAGTGCGGGAAGCGCTTCAGCGTCAGCTCCAACCTCATCCGCCACCGCCGGACCCACACCGACGAGAAGCCCTACATATGCATCGAATGCGGCGAGAGCTTCCGCCACAAGTCGCAACTGAGACGGCACCAGAAGCTGCATGTGGCGTAG
- the LOC101947750 gene encoding zinc finger protein 239-like isoform X2 translates to MNENQQQSRAGDFPVPESHVIFWMEQEGEPRVQDSQDLREAELPGGTCAAADGSVSETEGETPQEGGAEPQGPVSESLREAVSQSPDPEKACESQGRPERQRRKTPGKRLVKSATQCEKGFRKLKDILVLRRSHSRLRPTICSECGKGFSRSSDLIRHQITHTGEKPYTCADCGKGFSQNSNLVTHQRIHTGEKPYQCRDCEKRFSESSALIQHQRTHTGEKPYKCGECGKRFSVSSNLIRHRRTHTDEKPYICIECGESFRHKSQLRRHQKLHVA, encoded by the exons ATGAATGAGAACCAGCAACAAagtagggcaggg GATTTCCCGGTTCCTGAGTCTCACGTGATATTCTGGATGGAACAAGAGGGAGAGCCACGTGTCCAGGATTCCCAGGACTTGAGGGAAGCGGAGCTGCCAGGAGGCACCTGTGCAG CCGCCGATGGAAGTGTGAGTGAGACCGAGGGGGAGACGCCCCAAGAGGGAGGCGCTGAGCCGCAGGGGCCCGTCTCTGAAAGCCTCAGGGAGGCTGTCTCGCAGAGTCCCGATCCGGAGAAAGCTTGCGAGAGTCAGGGCCGGCCGGAAAGGCAGCGGAGAAAGACCCCGGGCAAGAGGCTGGTTAAATCCGCCACCCAGTGCGAGAAAGGCTTCCGGAAACTCAAGGACATCCTGGTGCTGCGGCGATCACATTCCCGGCTGAGACCCACCATCTGCAGCGAGTGTGGCAAAGGCTTCAGCCGGAGCTCCGACCTCATCCGGCACCAGATCACCCACACCGGCGAAAAACCCTACACCTGTGCCGACTGCGGCAAAGGCTTCAGCCAGAACTCCAATCTGGTGACCCACCAGCGCATCCACACCGGCGAGAAACCCTACCAGTGCAGGGACTGCGAGAAACGCTTCAGCGAGAGCTCCGCCCTCATCcagcaccagcgcacccacactGGTGAGAAGCCCTACAAGTGCGGGGAGTGCGGGAAGCGCTTCAGCGTCAGCTCCAACCTCATCCGCCACCGCCGGACCCACACCGACGAGAAGCCCTACATATGCATCGAATGCGGCGAGAGCTTCCGCCACAAGTCGCAACTGAGACGGCACCAGAAGCTGCATGTGGCGTAG
- the LOC101947750 gene encoding zinc finger protein 239-like isoform X3, giving the protein MRTSNKDFPVPESHVIFWMEQEGEPRVQDSQDLREAELPGGTCAAADGSVSETEGETPQEGGAEPQGPVSESLREAVSQSPDPEKACESQGRPERQRRKTPGKRLVKSATQCEKGFRKLKDILVLRRSHSRLRPTICSECGKGFSRSSDLIRHQITHTGEKPYTCADCGKGFSQNSNLVTHQRIHTGEKPYQCRDCEKRFSESSALIQHQRTHTGEKPYKCGECGKRFSVSSNLIRHRRTHTDEKPYICIECGESFRHKSQLRRHQKLHVA; this is encoded by the exons ATGAGAACCAGCAACAAa GATTTCCCGGTTCCTGAGTCTCACGTGATATTCTGGATGGAACAAGAGGGAGAGCCACGTGTCCAGGATTCCCAGGACTTGAGGGAAGCGGAGCTGCCAGGAGGCACCTGTGCAG CCGCCGATGGAAGTGTGAGTGAGACCGAGGGGGAGACGCCCCAAGAGGGAGGCGCTGAGCCGCAGGGGCCCGTCTCTGAAAGCCTCAGGGAGGCTGTCTCGCAGAGTCCCGATCCGGAGAAAGCTTGCGAGAGTCAGGGCCGGCCGGAAAGGCAGCGGAGAAAGACCCCGGGCAAGAGGCTGGTTAAATCCGCCACCCAGTGCGAGAAAGGCTTCCGGAAACTCAAGGACATCCTGGTGCTGCGGCGATCACATTCCCGGCTGAGACCCACCATCTGCAGCGAGTGTGGCAAAGGCTTCAGCCGGAGCTCCGACCTCATCCGGCACCAGATCACCCACACCGGCGAAAAACCCTACACCTGTGCCGACTGCGGCAAAGGCTTCAGCCAGAACTCCAATCTGGTGACCCACCAGCGCATCCACACCGGCGAGAAACCCTACCAGTGCAGGGACTGCGAGAAACGCTTCAGCGAGAGCTCCGCCCTCATCcagcaccagcgcacccacactGGTGAGAAGCCCTACAAGTGCGGGGAGTGCGGGAAGCGCTTCAGCGTCAGCTCCAACCTCATCCGCCACCGCCGGACCCACACCGACGAGAAGCCCTACATATGCATCGAATGCGGCGAGAGCTTCCGCCACAAGTCGCAACTGAGACGGCACCAGAAGCTGCATGTGGCGTAG